The genomic interval ACCTCCAATTATATTCGCCTAATTTATCATATTAGATTAAAAAAATAATGTTCATAATTGAAAGCATTTTCAACTATTTCATCATTGATACATATACCATTTTATGATAGAATCAAGTTGTAAGAAATTGTGAATTTTTTCTCAAATAAAAGGATAATTCGATTTATATATTAAAACAGCTAATTAAATTTCTTTAATAGTAAAAATATTTGAATTAGGAAGGGAAATAATATGAAAGTTATTAAAGTATGTATAGGAAGTGCGTGTCATTTAAAAGGTTCATATGATGTAATTGAAGAGCTAAAAAGACTTATTAAAGAGAAAAATCTAGAAGATCAAATTGAATTAAATGCAGCTTTTTGTTTAGGACATTGTGTAGAAGCTGTATCTGTTTTACGATGGGATAATAAAGTTATATCATTTTCTAGGGATAATGTTGCAGAGATTTTCGAACAAGAAATTGAAGCAT from Mycoplasmatota bacterium carries:
- a CDS encoding (2Fe-2S) ferredoxin domain-containing protein; the protein is MKVIKVCIGSACHLKGSYDVIEELKRLIKEKNLEDQIELNAAFCLGHCVEAVSVLRWDNKVISFSRDNVAEIFEQEIEAYLKD